A DNA window from Macadamia integrifolia cultivar HAES 741 chromosome 4, SCU_Mint_v3, whole genome shotgun sequence contains the following coding sequences:
- the LOC122075347 gene encoding uncharacterized protein LOC122075347: MVDNIRNGLKTNSTFTKVGWDNITKGLEAEFKRPFAKVQLRNKMNKLRKEYNSFRALLETTGFGWDANARTATTDDLVWESAIQGNKDWAKYRRNGLPLWPELLEIFSDSSARGDRGLSQATIVTPTSTNLEIDDDLHDTDNDDSDACTGTPKGSVPPKQRLDRAPTDRRRKSHTRTLTNSAEDFGTFV; this comes from the exons ATGGTTGATAATATCCGAAACGGATTGAAGACAAACTCAACATTCACAAAGGTTGGTTGGGACAATATTACAAAAGGGCTTGAAGCCGAATTCAAAAGGCCCTTTGCGAAGGTACAGCTGCGTAACAAGATGAATAAGTTACGCAAGGAGTACAACAGCTTCAGGGCTTTGTTAGAAACAACTGGTTTCGGATGGGATGCGAATGCTCGGACTGCCACAACTGATGATTTAGTATGGGAATCTGCTATTCAG ggaaacaaagattgggCAAAGTATAGAAGAAATGGTCTCCCCTTGTGGCCAGAGTTGTTAGAGATCTTCTCCGATTCGAGTGCCCGTGGGGATAGAGGTCTGTCACAGGCAACTATTGTAACTCCAACGTCAACTAACcttgaaattgatgatgatttACATGACACTGATAATGATGACAGTGATGCTTGTACTGGGACACCCAAGGGGTCAGTTCCTCCGAAGCAACGACTTGATAGGGCTCCTACGGATCGTAGGAGGAAGAGCCACACACGGACACTCACGAACTCCGCTGAGGACTTTGGAACCTTTGTCTGA
- the LOC122075350 gene encoding uncharacterized protein LOC122075350 — translation MLNLSLETIMPPNFDVVPPEITNNPKYYPYFKDCICAIDGTHISAIVRRLEETRYRNRKGMITQNVMCACSFDMRFTFVYAVDREYRSNPINVSTIIEGKYYVVDSGYANQLGYLVPFRGQRYHLQEYGEGRPGPRTAKELFNHKHSSLRNVIERTFGVLKNRFHILKSMKAYDIEDQSIIVVACCGIHNYIKEQTIQDQLFNELGSEQQIDDPMNPDIPAYHASASDVSQRLSARQMSIVRLNIANQLAISRRMSTISLNRS, via the exons ATGCTAAATTTGTCGCTTGAGACAATCATGCCACCAAATTTTGATGTGGTACCTCCAGAGATAACCAACAATCCAAAGTACTATCCATATTTCAAG gattGCATTTGTGCTATTGATGGCACCCATATAAGTGCCATCGTACGTAGGTTGGAAGAGACACGTTATCGTAATCGAAAGGGTATGATCACAcagaatgttatgtgtgcatgttcatttgacatgcgattcacatttGTGTATGCGG TAGACAGGGAATATAGATCTAATCCCATAAATGTTTCCACAATAATTGAAGGCAAATATTATGTTGTTGACTCGGGCTACGCCAATCAACTGGGGTACTTGGTGCCATTCCGAGGACAACGGTATCACTTGCAAGAGTATGGTGAAGGTAGGCCTGGACCAAGAACAGCTAAGGAATTGTTCAATCACAAACATTCGTCACTGCGGAATGTTATTGAGAGAACATTCGGtgtattgaaaaatagattccacatATTAAAAAGTATGAAGGCGTATGATATTGAAGATCAGTCAATAATCGTGGTCGCTTGTTGTGGGATCCACAATTACATTAAGGAACAAACTATTCAAGATCAGTTGTTTAATGAGCTTGGAAGTGAACAACAAATTGATGACCCAATGAATCCTGATATTCCTGCGTACCATGCTTCCGCATCTGATGTATCCCAGAGACTATCTGCGAGACAAATGTCTATAGTGCGTCTTAATATAGCCAACCAATTGGCAATTTCAAGGAGAATGTCTACAATTTCGTTAAATCGATCATAA
- the LOC122075732 gene encoding peptide deformylase 1B, chloroplastic, whose amino-acid sequence MACARWFAPSSISYVLAPFVSREARLPSCLRRLRRFSSNGRPLSSNTLTRAPVTEVSAQARRTFSFKGDEVASPADLSFESPLKIVEYPDPILRARNKRIGTFDENLKKLVDEMFDVMYKTDGIGLSAPQVGLNIQLMVFNPVGERGEGEEIVLVNPRVYKYSKKLVLFNEGCLSFPGIDADVERPVSVKVDACDITGARFSVSLSGLPARVFQHEFDHLQGTLFFDRMTEKVLENIRADLRALEKKYEERTGFPSPEKIDTRKTQKEVAGFGRS is encoded by the exons ATGGCGTGTGCTCGTTGGTTCGCACCCTCCTCGATATCTTACGTACTGGCGCCTTTCGTCTCTCGAGAAGCGAGGCTTCCCTCATGCCTCCGCCGCCTCCGCCGATTCTCTTCCAACGGCCGACCCCTTTCATCCAATACCCTAACCAGAGCTCCAGTAACGGAGGTTTCTGCGCAGGCAAGGCGAACCTTTTCATTTAAAGGGGACGAAGTAGCATCTC CCGCTGATCTCTCCTTCGAGTCACCTCTCAAAATCGTGGAGTACCCCGACCCCATACTGAGAGCGAGGAACAAGCGTATTGGTACCTTTGATGAGAATCTGAAAAAGCTAGTCGATGAGATGTTTGATGTAAtgtacaa AACCGATGGCATTGGGCTTTCGGCACCTCAAGTTGGACTCAATATTCAACTTATGGTGTTTAATCCTGTTGGCGAACGTGGTGAAGGAGAGGAAATTGTTCTAGTAAACCCCAGAGTCTACAAATATTCTAAGAAGTTGGTGCTTTTCAATGAAGGTTGCTTATCCTTTCCTGGAATTGATGCAGATGTAGAG AGACCAGTATCTGTGAAGGTTGATGCCTGTGATATTACGGGTGCGAGATTTTCAGTTAGCTTGTCAGGCCTCCCTGCAAGGGTTTTCCAGCATGAATTTGACCATTTGCAG GGAACTCTTTTCTTTGACAGAATGACTGAAAAAGTTCTTGAGAATATCCGTGCAGATCTACGG GCCTTGGAAAAGAAGTATGAAGAAAGAACTGGATTTCCAAGCCCTGAAAAGATTGATACCCGTAAAACACAGAAGGAAGTTGCTGGCTTTGGAAGATCATGA